DNA from Spirochaetota bacterium:
GTTTACGGCATTCACGTATATAATTGCGAGATGACCGGCCTCGACCGCTCCCTGGAACAGGGCATCGGCGGTGAATGCGGCCGGGCTTGCGCCGAACAGCGTTTCCCATCGCGACAAAAAGCCCGCCGAGAGCGGAACGTAGGACCAGTGCCATCGCTCCTCCTGGTACCCCGCGGTACGGCCCGCGGTATACGGCTGGCAGAAACCGAACCTCCCCGCGTTGATCTTCATCCACTGGTACAGTATCGCCCCGTCCCCCCTGTCATAATACTCGTTGTACAGTTCGTTGAGGTCCAGATCGGTTCCCCAGTGATGGCGCGACGTCCCGGGCATGGATGAATACCTTAGAATGATTTTCGCGCGACCGAGCGCCCCGGGGTATGCCTCGTTCAGCCGCGTCCCGTCTACGGGCGTCGCCCCGCTCCACTTGTTTTCCCATATCCATTTCTGGTCCGCCCACGTGCGCGTCGCGCTCACGACCCTGAACGGCGTGTGCGGATGTGATTCGCGAAAACTTTTATAAAGCGCCAAAAACGCCTCCGCGGCCTCCCGGCGCAGATACTGCTGTCTGCCGTCGGTGGGTATCCCCATGGAGGACAGCTCGACGAAAAGCGGGTGCTCGGCCGGTGAAAATCTTCCCCGCAGGTATTCCCTGGCCTGGATGCCGCCGAACAGCGTCGTATCGTCCGCACGGCCGCACCCGGGAAAACATGCGGAAATCAGAACGAGCGCGACAAACGCGGAAGCACCGTTGAATAAACTCATTTATCTTCATCCTTCCGGTTGAACCGGGTGACCATCAAATAGTCGGCAACGGGCAGCGAGAGGAACCTCATCCCCGCGTGATCGAAATCGATCTCGCGGAAAATTTTCCGCTCCGATTCCCCCAACTCGAGCTCGCCGCTCTGGGAGAGGACGAGTATCCTCTCCGTGACGTCGGGGAGCGCCGATTTTACCCTTCCCGGGATGCCAAGCCCGTAGGCCACGTGCGCCGCGCCCGCAATAACCACCATGGTTTTCCCCCGGCTGCCGGGCTCCCGCAGCGCGCGTACGATCGCTCCCGCCATCGCGTCATCACGGACCGCCTGGGCCTGGAACACGCGGTGCAGGCTCTTTTCATTCACGAAGCTGTGCACTCCGAGAAGCTTCTTGACGTATTTTTCATAGCGCGCGCTCGCATGAAACGGCGCCGGAAGCTCGGCCCTGAACGTTTCCGATATACCCTCGCGGCCGTTGTGTGCGACATCCCGTACCAGCTCGGTGCGCGCGTTGAGCGCGAGTATCGTGCCCCCGCCCGCATGCGCCGCCTCGACGAGCGGGCGATAATCCGGATAATTGCTCCAGCGTTCCGCCCATTTCGTTTGTGCGGCAAAATCCATGAAGTCGATTTCACCGGAATTGTATCGATCAAGCGCGGCCTGGTTGAACGATTCCACCTGCTCAATGGCCAGCACGACGGACCTGCCGCGCCCCTTAAGTTCCGTAACGATACGCACTTGTTCCGCGTGATGCCGCGCGATCGTATGCGATTCACCTATATATATGACCGATACGCCCTGCAGATCATCGATCATGGACTGGAAGGATACCGGTTCGCCGCGATACAGGTCTATCCAGAACGAGCAGTGCGTATCGGCAGATCCGGCCGCGCGTGCGGTTCCCTCGAGAAATACGGCGAGCATGAATAGGGTCAGGAGCGTCCGCGTGGCCTTCATGCCTGAACCCTGCGGGGAGGGGATTCATTTTTCAAGGATTTTTTACCTTCCTCCCGTTTCGTCTTCAAAATTGCGCTGCGGCGGCGATTATTAGTGTTGACGGTTCCACACCCCCGCGTATTTCTCGGTAAGGGCGAAAAAATGAAAAACGGCATGGAAAGCTATCTCCGGACCTCGATCGTTTCGCGCCTGGTGTTCATGGTCCGCACCTACCTTCATTACCATCTCTCGCTCAAAAAGAAATTCTCGGCGATAAAGAGCAGCCCCTTCGTATGGGGAATCTGGAACGTTGAGGTGCACGGGCCCAATATCAGCATCGGCGAAAACGTGGTCATCATCGGGGCGAACGGCTCGCGGACCCGCATAAACTCGGTGCAGGTGGGCGATCGCGAGGGACGGATCGATATCGGCGACAACGTGCTCGTTATGAACGGGGTGCGCATCAGCAGCGCGACGCATATCAGCATTGGCGAGGACTGCATGCTCGCCAACTACTGTTACCTCACCGACGCCGACTGGCACGACGTCCACGACCGCACCCAGCTTATCGGCAAGACCGCGCCGATCATCCTTGAGCACGGCGTCTGGATCGGGGACTCGGCGATCGTGTGCAAGGGTGTTCATATCGGCGAAAACTCCATCGTGGGGGCGGGGTCCGTCGTGAGGCGCAGCATCCCGGCAAACGTCGTCGTCGCCGGAAATCCCGCGCGCATCGTAAAAAGGCTCGATCCCCGTAAGATAAGGACGCTCGGCTCATACTATCGGAAATACGGGGGACCGCGGTATTGAGGATCTGTATTCTGTGCTACCGCGGAAATCCCTACAGCGGGGGTCAGGGGGTCTATCTCAAGTACGTGGCCGAGGAGATGGTCCGCCAGGGGCACGAGGTGCACGCCATCGTGGGCCCGCCCTACCCGACGCATATGAAGGGCGTCACGACCCACTTCATCCACAACAACGAGTATTTCGTGAAAAAGGGGCTGGGTATCATCAATCCGGAAGATCCGTTCGACATCCTGGGGCCGCTCAACACCTATGAATACCTGTCCACGCGGCTGAACGCCTTCTCTGAAATCAGCGCGTTCAGTTTCAGGGCCTTTGTAAAACTGAAAACGCTCATGAAAACCACGCGCTTCGACGTGATCCTTGACAACCAGTGCGTCGGTTACGGCCTTCTGCTAATGAAACACCTGGGCGTA
Protein-coding regions in this window:
- a CDS encoding acyltransferase, whose amino-acid sequence is MKNGMESYLRTSIVSRLVFMVRTYLHYHLSLKKKFSAIKSSPFVWGIWNVEVHGPNISIGENVVIIGANGSRTRINSVQVGDREGRIDIGDNVLVMNGVRISSATHISIGEDCMLANYCYLTDADWHDVHDRTQLIGKTAPIILEHGVWIGDSAIVCKGVHIGENSIVGAGSVVRRSIPANVVVAGNPARIVKRLDPRKIRTLGSYYRKYGGPRY
- a CDS encoding D-alanyl-D-alanine carboxypeptidase family protein, yielding MSLFNGASAFVALVLISACFPGCGRADDTTLFGGIQAREYLRGRFSPAEHPLFVELSSMGIPTDGRQQYLRREAAEAFLALYKSFRESHPHTPFRVVSATRTWADQKWIWENKWSGATPVDGTRLNEAYPGALGRAKIILRYSSMPGTSRHHWGTDLDLNELYNEYYDRGDGAILYQWMKINAGRFGFCQPYTAGRTAGYQEERWHWSYVPLSAGFLSRWETLFGASPAAFTADALFQGAVEAGHLAIIYVNAVNEACK